One region of Tamandua tetradactyla isolate mTamTet1 chromosome 6, mTamTet1.pri, whole genome shotgun sequence genomic DNA includes:
- the LOC143685839 gene encoding uncharacterized protein LOC143685839 — MAKEGHSSQAPGSGQGLPYVATTEGTRLTPSGKQGHLSTLRHGTLMPRAGPALRMREVTGAATAAGLDTHPPGCRRGQNDPWSRPKLPTHSRQKMQKFGPRECDCLQTPTWDQNPVPLLPSFLGLHEIYASQFIAKLCGHSNRLDYLIVGDTP; from the exons ATGGCCAAAGAAGGTCACAGCTCACAGGCACCAGGGTCAGGACAGGGGCTTCCCTACGTGGCCACTACAGAAGGGACCCGGCTCACCCCAAGTGGAAAACAGGGACATTTGTCTACACTCCGGCATGGGACGCTCATGCCGCGTGCAGGGCCAGCCCTCCGAATGCGAGAGGTGACAGGTGCTGCCACAGCTGCAGGGCTGGACACTCATCCCCCTGGATGCAGGAGAGGCCAAAATGACCCCTGGAGTCGGCCAAAGCTTCCCACACATTCCCGGCAGAAG ATGCAGAAATTTGGTCCTAGAGAGTGTGACTGTCTACAGACACCCACCTGGGACCAGAACCCGGTTCCTCTGTTGCCATCCTTCCTCGGCCTCCATGAG ATCTACGCTAGCCAGTTTATAGCCAAGCTTTGCGGACACTCCAACAGACTGGATTATCTGattgtgggagacacgccttag